A single region of the Borrelia hermsii DAH genome encodes:
- a CDS encoding LysM peptidoglycan-binding domain-containing protein — protein MIKKSKLLFLMLSVFALSLISCETPPEDTKSANSKILIKETGDIKKDIEEMKNGVIRERGNLFYSKEFNEAEKIERDMKAKFAKGMIKQGNEVALKALERYRNIVRDVTEKKEKINYLKENIEKYLNDAEVNEAYIWIPLEIDEVNNLYFEATRKYKMYDIESSLGMYSKTFNKAQQTAKKAKEARALKETEERMYKQLKALEAASELPIYSNNRLIKPSPWNGRALLKDKGERINLLDSQGKPYLLGQMDALVLAYEEKAENVEKSDSNKFKTLQLIEKARQLWEQGLEAKSLNNLRLANELFLDSARYLKAYQSHSSKELYIVKIGNTLWGISKKLYNDPYLWPKIWFANRQKIQNPDLIHANWKIIIPSK, from the coding sequence ATGATAAAAAAAAGCAAGTTATTATTTTTAATGTTATCCGTATTTGCTCTTTCCCTGATTTCATGTGAAACCCCGCCAGAAGATACAAAGAGTGCAAACTCTAAAATCTTAATTAAGGAAACTGGAGATATAAAAAAAGACATTGAAGAGATGAAAAACGGTGTCATAAGAGAGCGGGGCAATCTTTTCTACTCTAAAGAATTTAATGAAGCTGAAAAGATTGAAAGAGATATGAAAGCAAAATTTGCAAAGGGGATGATCAAACAAGGCAATGAAGTTGCACTAAAAGCATTAGAAAGGTACAGAAATATCGTAAGAGATGTAACGGAAAAAAAAGAAAAAATAAACTACTTGAAAGAAAATATTGAAAAATATTTGAATGATGCTGAAGTTAATGAAGCATACATATGGATCCCATTAGAAATCGATGAAGTAAATAACTTATATTTTGAAGCAACAAGAAAATACAAAATGTATGACATCGAAAGTTCTCTTGGAATGTACAGTAAAACATTTAATAAGGCACAACAAACTGCTAAGAAGGCAAAAGAAGCAAGGGCTCTTAAGGAAACGGAAGAGAGAATGTATAAACAATTAAAAGCACTGGAAGCTGCTTCCGAGCTCCCCATTTACAGCAACAATAGGCTCATTAAACCATCACCATGGAATGGAAGAGCTCTACTTAAGGATAAAGGCGAACGCATAAACCTTCTAGACTCACAAGGCAAGCCTTACTTACTTGGACAAATGGATGCATTAGTACTTGCTTATGAAGAGAAAGCTGAAAACGTAGAAAAATCAGACTCAAATAAATTTAAAACACTTCAGCTCATTGAAAAAGCCAGACAACTATGGGAACAAGGACTTGAGGCTAAGAGTCTTAATAATCTTAGACTTGCAAATGAATTATTTTTAGATTCTGCAAGATACCTAAAGGCTTATCAAAGTCACTCAAGCAAGGAACTATATATAGTTAAAATTGGAAATACCTTATGGGGCATTTCTAAGAAATTGTATAACGACCCTTACTTATGGCCAAAAATTTGGTTTGCCAACAGACAAAAAATTCAGAATCCAGATTTAATACATGCAAATTGGAAGATAATAATTCCTTCTAAATAA
- a CDS encoding tetratricopeptide repeat protein yields MKKLVLTSILFFSCYTAAHLDKQLTKETPYSIYLRKAQQATNVNDYQSALKIYEKMIENYKENKSIVAIGKYEIAFIYYINNKKETAKKLFEELIQSNVQTPKWIIPLSQRIMEKIEI; encoded by the coding sequence ATGAAAAAATTAGTACTAACAAGCATCCTATTCTTTTCCTGCTATACAGCAGCACACTTAGACAAACAACTCACAAAAGAAACTCCTTACAGCATTTACTTAAGAAAAGCTCAACAAGCAACAAATGTTAACGATTATCAATCTGCTTTAAAGATATACGAAAAAATGATTGAAAATTACAAAGAAAATAAAAGTATCGTCGCCATTGGAAAGTATGAAATCGCATTCATATATTATATTAATAATAAAAAAGAAACGGCAAAAAAGCTATTTGAAGAACTAATACAATCTAATGTACAAACACCTAAGTGGATTATCCCCTTATCTCAAAGGATAATGGAAAAGATAGAAATTTAA
- a CDS encoding VWA domain-containing protein yields the protein MKKVYFIISLFIVFNLFSSMNDHLSINIDDVYVEAHEDGFHLFIRKKPDIKSVILTESFEVPDRSKDVSTYSFRTLEYNSVNGDEIRILNGRVIQNRRLLSLTSSTPIQNRRFGQAFHILIPKKLRYGFPNFSTRSGDIDLEVLKRQKEPFWFSIRTFERKYNDYLGQYKDNAYELFFGDIQLEGTGPIENNGLREEFARFADDVIVAKKGLDIVDKIKDILKKSEEPLADLDLVFVIDVTDSMKNHIEILREHLLDMIEPQLNQFRSYRVGFVFYKDYLEDFLTRSFDFNSREYLSNVFEGINVGGGGDYPEAVFEGINSAVTQFDWRADSRFIIVLGNAPPHEYPRGPIVYEDVIRAAKEKDIIIYGILLN from the coding sequence ATGAAAAAAGTTTACTTTATTATTTCCTTATTTATTGTATTTAATTTATTTTCTTCAATGAATGATCACTTAAGTATTAATATTGATGATGTGTATGTTGAGGCTCATGAGGATGGTTTTCATCTTTTTATTAGAAAAAAGCCAGATATTAAATCGGTGATTTTAACTGAATCTTTTGAAGTTCCAGATAGGAGCAAAGATGTCTCTACTTATTCATTTAGAACATTAGAGTATAATAGTGTTAATGGGGATGAGATTAGAATTTTGAATGGTAGAGTTATTCAAAATAGACGTCTTTTATCATTGACATCTTCTACGCCTATCCAAAATAGAAGATTTGGACAAGCTTTTCATATATTAATACCTAAGAAATTGAGATACGGTTTTCCTAATTTTTCAACAAGAAGTGGTGATATTGATTTAGAGGTTTTAAAGAGACAGAAAGAGCCTTTTTGGTTTTCAATTCGAACTTTTGAGAGGAAATATAATGATTATTTAGGTCAGTATAAAGATAATGCTTATGAGTTATTCTTTGGAGACATTCAGCTAGAAGGCACAGGTCCAATTGAAAATAATGGCTTAAGAGAAGAATTTGCTAGGTTTGCGGATGATGTTATTGTTGCAAAGAAGGGGCTTGATATTGTTGATAAAATAAAAGATATTCTCAAAAAATCAGAAGAGCCACTTGCTGATTTAGATCTTGTTTTTGTTATTGATGTGACTGATAGCATGAAGAATCATATTGAGATTTTAAGAGAACACCTTTTGGATATGATAGAACCCCAGCTAAATCAATTTAGATCTTATAGAGTAGGTTTTGTGTTTTATAAAGATTATCTTGAAGATTTTTTGACAAGATCTTTTGATTTTAATAGTAGGGAGTATTTAAGTAATGTTTTTGAAGGTATTAATGTGGGTGGAGGAGGAGATTATCCCGAGGCAGTATTTGAGGGAATTAATTCTGCTGTTACCCAATTTGATTGGAGAGCAGATAGTAGGTTTATTATCGTTTTGGGTAATGCACCTCCCCATGAGTATCCCCGAGGGCCTATAGTTTATGAGGATGTTATTAGAGCAGCTAAGGAAAAAGATATTATAATTTATGGAATATTACTTAATTAG